A window of the Trichoderma asperellum chromosome 4, complete sequence genome harbors these coding sequences:
- a CDS encoding uncharacterized protein (EggNog:ENOG41~TransMembrane:1 (o870-888i)), with translation MGSLRNIMNVEDDHADSHSIRRDRRPTSRTSIDQDLSVPMPRYSIPVDLSSQTSLPHIIHPAAQPLGYNNHPGGRRRSNTSTDSMDSSYGQGQNHSSAYYTGANMRPIIPGGSSGEHPVKLTPITGRVSRAKKGVPVHTCDTCRPPKTFTRAEHLRRHQLGHQPPELSCTVSGCKKVFHRKDLLDRHLQRHGEQEGRLKRDSSRRRRSGSSPARPYSSSPPAPSMQAASPYVAAATTPASNMGVVAGHWSSVNRSTPQGSVMQSPHMRDTQNTYQMADIGVVDPSMAVQMPNSRVVSGFNEAPPTGLSALNPPVPELCMPETTSPSITWTDSSGIPSTAPGSAYSTPAPGSSKFQHSTGRAHNAEWTGQIPSYTTSPSPVITDGSYAMPFAYATTPPQVYASVYGDNIGTPFHTYEHAPNLYSPHQMLDTSVRSMSPPQLIVGQSSETLIAAPSALPVDRMMYPRNSGREPVDALGLYTLMPAPTVLSQQIRDMIPTYIEVYWDKVHSQHPIIHRPTFENTTNVPEDQLEILKCAMAAVATQFLEHVEHRSNGHQLHTYAMDKAKMYTDSGAPEWPVVQATILGEYYAVFRGRNKKAYQKSPRFEALYQMVINSQTTYPSNIESCDASQQWNIWVHVESRRRLLAACFLLDVHASSYLEQPRAAIIGLDYTDPATLPVPLSMGTLHLWDAQNYEEWSRMSQAAMPETIGATSLEHISAANIASIPAFDASLFLLAFVLQLPQRQSLTKIDLLDNASSISMSHFRIMNLFPDSPVAMSHLALHYTPLHTLLSVSGDSWVFNKKVLQATDFMEHQRELEKWRDSGSAAVATAFASRALNLFLGLSRYATKDGSASSIPPRFQRAQQKDISDFWGIYVCALICWAFGHIGISRTETKAPTRKAAIQWLLDVSSMEPGQIEEMTVRDKQVGSGAVSLARAALEKDCLGGRNILLADAVGVLKKLEEGDNYRRF, from the exons ATGGGGAGCCTCAGGAACATTATGAATGTCGAAGACGACCACGCCGACTCTCACTCCATAAGAAGGGACCGAAGGCCAACTTCGAGAACCTCCATCGATCAAGATCTCTCCGTTCCCATGCCCAGATATAGCATCCCTGTGGATCTATCCAGCCAAACATCTCTTCCTCACATCATTCACCCCGCAGCACAACCCCTGGGATATAATAACCATCCTGGAGGCCGTCGACGCAGCAACACTAGCACTGACTCCATGGACTCTTCCTATGGGCAGGGTCAGAACCATTCATCAGCATACTACACCGGAGCGAACATGAGGCCCATCATACCAGGAGGCTCTTCAGGGGAGCACCCTGTCAAGCTGACGCCCATTACTGGGAGAGTTAGTCGGGCTAAGAAGGGAGTTCCTGTTCATACGTGTGATACCTGCCGACCACCAAAG ACATTCACAAGAGCAGAGCACCTAAG ACGACATCAATTGGGTCATCAGCCACCCGAGTTATCTTGCACAGTCTCTGGTTGTAAGAAAGTGTTCCACCGCAAAGACCTATTGGACCGACACCTTCAAAGGCA TGGCGAACAAGAAGGTAGACTGAAACGAGACTCATCCCGACGGCGGCGATCTGGCAGCAGTCCAGCTCGACCTTACAGCAGTTCACCACCAGCACCCTCAATGCAAGCAGCCTCACCTTATGTCGCCGCTGCTACAACGCCTGCCTCTAATATGGGAGTAGTCGCTGGTCACTGGTCATCAGTCAACAGATCGACGCCGCAAGGAAGCGTAATGCAATCGCCGCACATGCGAGATACACAAAACACATATCAGATGGCAGATATCGGTGTGGTCGATCCCAGCATGGCCGTACAGATGCCGAATTCCAGAGTTGTCTCTGGTTTCAACGAAGCTCCTCCTACTGGACTTAGCGCGCTGAACCCCCCCGTCCCCGAGCTCTGCATGCCTGAAACTACTTCACCAAGCATCACCTGGACGGATAGCTCGGGCATTCCATCAACTGCTCCAGGAAGTGCTTACTCGACCCCTGCACCTGGCAGCTCCAAGTTTCAACATTCGACTGGTCGAGCTCACAACGCTGAATGGACAGGGCAAATTCCATCATATACCACATCTCCAAGCCCCGTCATCACCGATGGCAGCTACGCCATGCCTTTTGCTTACGCTACTACCCCTCCGCAAGTTTATGCCTCAGTCTATGGGGATAACATAGGGACTCCCTTTCATACCTATGAACACGCCCCAAATCTTTACAGCCCACATCAAATGCTCGACACTTCAGTCCGCAGCATGAGCCCGCCACAGCTGATCGTGGGCCAGTCAAGTGAGACTCTGATCGCAGCGCCGTCTGCGCTACCTGTGGACCGCATGATGTATCCTCGCAATAGCGGCCGCGAGCCTGTAGATGCTCTTGGCCTATATACGTTGATGCCAGCGCCTACAGTTTTAAGTCAGCAAATTCGAGACATGATTCCAACTTACATCGAGGTATACTGGGATAAAGTGCATTCCCAGCATCCAATAATCCACAGACCAACATTTGAAAATACTACGAATGTACCCGAAGATCAACTCGAGATACTCAAGTGCGCCATGGCCGCTGTCGCCACTCAATTCCTCGAGCATGTAGAACATCGCTCCAATGGACACCAGCTGCATACCTATGCAATGGACAAGGCAAAGATG TACACCGACTCTGGAGCTCCAGAATGGCCGGTTGTGCAAGCTACAATTCTAGGCGAATATTATGCTGTCTTCCGAGGAAGGAACAAGAAGGCATATCAAAAATCGCCTCGCTTTGAGGCACTCTACCAAATG GTCATCAACTCACAAACCACCTACCCATCGAACATAGAATCGTGCGACGCTTCCCAACAATGGAACATTTGGGTTCATGTGGAATCAAGGAGACGCCTATTGGCTGCCTGTTTCCTTCTTGACGTCCATGCGTCGTCCTATTTGGAACAACCTCGTGCTGCGATTATTGGCCTGGACTATACAGACCCTGCGACTCTTCCAGTGCCGCTGTCAATGGGCACGCTACATCTATGGGACGCACAAAATTACGAAGAATGGAGTCGTATGAGCCAAGCAGCTATGCCAGAGACTATTGGAGCGACGAGTCTTGAGCATATCTCTGCTGCTAATATTGCATCGATCCCTGCCTTTGATGCATCGCTGTTTTTGCTCGCATTCGTTCTGCAGCTCCCACAACGACAATCTCTTACAAAGATTGATCTTTTGGACAATGCTTCAAGTATTAGCATGAGTCATTTCAGAATCATGAATCTGTTCCCAGATTCACCAGTTGCAATGTCACATCTTGCCCTTCATTATACTCCTCTGCATACCCTCCTGTCAGTCTCCGGCGACAGCTGGGTTTTCAACAAAAAGGTGCTCCAAGCCACCGACTTCATGGAGCATCAGAGAGAACTTGAAAAATGGCGAGACTCCGGCAGTGCCGCTGTCGCGACCGCATTTGCCTCTCGAGCACTCAACCTATTCCTTGGCCTCTCGAGATATGCGACCAAGGATGGAAGCGCCTCCTCCATACCTCCACGTTTCCAGCGCGCACAGCAAAAGGACATTTCCGACTTTTGGGGCATCTATGTCTGCGCTCTCATCTGCTGGGCCTTTGGACACATCGGCATCAGCCGCACTGAGACAAAGGCGCCAACTCGGAAAGCCGCCATACAATGGCTGCTTGACGTTTCGAGTATGGAGCCGGGCCAGATCGAGGAAATGACTGTGCGGGATAAGCAAGTTGGATCCGGCGCTGTGAGCCTTGCGCGCGCGGCGCTCGAGAAGGATTGTCTGGGCGGACGAAATATCTTACTTGCCGATGCTGTCGGTGTTTTGAAGAAACTTGAAGAGGGTGATAACTATAGACGATTTTAG
- a CDS encoding uncharacterized protein (BUSCO:EOG092D3RDW): MTEAENFEDDLFADLYEDNDAKPAAPVASAVHNTDAKASEQPEPVAAPAPAGDLDDAGHDAMNQDVDDDEDDVDFNLGGGGASNNTNMMPQDDMPSTPPYGTVHKASAKEDGKMFIGGLNWETTDQSLRDYFSQFGEVVECTVMRDSSSGRSRGFGFLTFKDAKTVNIVMVKEHFLDGKIIDPKRAIPRDEQEKTSKIFVGGVSQDTTDQEFREYFAQFGRVVDATLMMDKDTGRPRGFGFVTFESEAGVDACINVPLEIHGKPIEVKKAQPRGNLREEEEASKRGKFRKGEDQSGQGGMGQQMAGNNSAMTPQLMAQYFQRMQQYFAMMQSQMAMSRGMPMNPAMWQQMQQMQQMQQMMGRGGGPGQNMMNNMNPQMMQQMQQMQQQMMQQQQGGVQGNGDGSYNGYDQYQQGSQGPHGSGRRGGRGGYGGGGYNNMGGGGGAPTSWEGMYDDVPQPNANQGSSRRGGSVGQGGTPDPQHSPPANAPTGPKNAGKPGANYRGGGRGGSRGFHPYAR, from the exons ATGACGGAAGCCGAGAACTTTGAGGACGACCTCTTCGCCGACCT GTACGAAGATAACGACGCAAAGCCCGCCGCGCCGGTCGCGAGTGCCGTTCATAATACTGACGCCAAAGCTTCTGAGCAGCCCGAGCCAGtagctgctcctgctcctgctggCGATCTGGATGACGCCGGCCACGATGCGATGAACCAGGATGtagacgacgatgaagacgacgttGACTTCAATttgggaggagggggagcctCAAACAACACCAATATGATGCCACAAGATGACATGCCGTCGACTCCTCCGTACGGCACTGTTCACAAAGCTAGTGCCAAGGAAGATGG AAAAATGTTCATTGGTGGATTAAACTGGGAGACAACTGACC AATCTCTGCGAGACTACTTTTCCCAATTCGGCGAAGTCGTCGAGTGTACTGTAATGCGAGACAGTAGCTCCGGCCGATCTCGAGGATTTGGCTTCCTGACCTTCAAGGACGCCAAAACTGTCAACATCGTCATGGTCAAGGAACACTTCTTGGATGGTAAAATT ATTGATCCCAAGAGAGCGATTCCTCGCgatgaacaagaaaagaCCAGCAAGATTTTTGTTGGTGGAGTCAGCCAAGATACTACGGACCAAGAATTCCGGGAGTATTTTGCCCAGTTTGGTCGGGTAGTTGATGCCACCCTGATGATGGATAAAGATACAGGCAGGCCTCGAGGTTTTGGATTCGTTACTTTTGAAAGCGAAGCCGGCGTGGATGCTTGCATCAATGTGCCACTCGAGATACATGGAAAGCCCATCGAAGTTAAAAAGGCTCAGCCAAGAGGCAACCTacgagaggaggaggaagcatCTAAACGTGGAAAATTCAGAAAGGGCGAAGACCAGTCCGGCCAGGGCGGAATGGGTCAGCAGATGGCTGGTAACAACTCGGCTATGACACCACAGCTCATGGCCCAATACTTCCAACGAATGCAGCAATACTTTGCCATGATGCAGTCACAAATGGCCATGTCCCGAGGTATGCCGATGAACCCGGCCATGTGGCAGCAAATGCAacagatgcagcagatgcagcagatgaTGGGACGTGGTGGTGGCCCTGGGCAAAACATGATGAACAACATGAACCCCCAAAtgatgcagcagatgcaACAGATGCAACAACAaatgatgcagcagcaacagggcGGTGTTCAGGGCAATGGTGATGGTAGCTATAATGGCTATGACCAGTACCAGCAAGGTTCCCAAGGCCCTCATGGTAGTGGTAGGCGAGGTGGCCGTGGAGGctatggcggcggcggataCAACAACATgggtggaggtggaggagctcCTACATCTTGGGAGGGCATGTACGATGATGTGCCGCAACCCAATGCCAACCAGGGATCATCTCGACGTGGTGGAAGCGTCGGCCAGGGAGGAACCCCTGATCCTCAGCACTCACCACCGGCCAACGCCCCAACGGGACCAAAGAATGCTGGAAAGCCTGGCGCAAACTACCGTGGCGGTGGACGGGGTGGAAGCAGAGGCTTCCACCCTTACGCTCGATAA
- the GYP1 gene encoding GTPase-activating protein (BUSCO:EOG092D27RI), whose translation MLGYEDDDGDDFGLPSLSNMKRRSKRIATQNKSDLNQEPSMYGNDSSFGGIRARRYSNSADISAERPAPTYPMPKKSEGKILRPQYKDILRDPANALHLINYPSIPSNAPQKEADAINSRITRINKFKRLLQASSISLPDLRSLAWSGVPHEVRAMTWQLLLSYLPTNSERRVATLERKRKEYLDGVKQAFERGGTTAGSSSAGKARGLDEAIWHQISIDIPRTNPHIELYSYEATQRSLERILYVWAVRHPASGYVQGINDLVTPFWEVFLGLYMTDSDIETGMDPGQLPKSVLDAVEADSFWCLTKLLDGIQDHYIVAQPGIQRQVTALRDLTARIDSKLSKHLEQEGVEFIQFSFRWMNCLLMREISVKNTIRMWDTYLAEEQGFSEFHLYVCAALLVKWSDKLVKMDFQEIMMFLQSLPTKTWAEKDIELLLSEAFIWQSLYKGSAAHLKGQPQRPLLANLQL comes from the exons atgcTAGGgtatgaagacgacgatggagaCGACTTTGGGCTCCCTAGCCTCTCAAACATGAAGAGAAGATCGAAACGAATAGCCACTCAGAACAAGTCTGATTTGAACCAAGAGCCCTCGATGTATGGAAATGACAGCTCATTTGGCGGAATCCGGGCCAGGCGATATTCAAACAGCGCAGATATTTCAGCTGAGCGCCCGGCACCTACCTACCCCATGCCGAAGAAAAGCGAGGGAAAGATCCTCCGGCCACAATATAAGGATATATTGAGAG ACCCGGCAAATGCGCTTCATTTGATAAACTATCCTTCTATTCCCAGTAATGCACCGCAGAAAGAAGCTGACGCAATTAATTCTCGAATAACccgtattaataaatttaaacgACTCCTCCAAGCGTCGTCGATATCACTTCCCGACCTTCGCTCGCTGGCATGGTCGGGTGTACCTCATGAAGTCCGTGCTATGACATGGCAACTACTTCTCAGTTACCTCCCTACGAATAGCGAGCGGCGAGTCGCTActttggagagaaagaggaaagagtaCCTGGATGGAGTCAAGCAAGCATTTGAAAGAGGCGGAACAACAGCCGGCAGCTCTTCAGCTGGAAAAGCGAGGGGTCTAGATGAAGCTATTTGGCATCAAATCAGCATTGACATACCCAGAACAAACCCTCATATTGAGCTTTATAGCTACGAGGCAACGCAGAGGTCGCTGGAACGCATCCTCTACGTCTGGGCTGTCAGACATCCTGCCAGCGGGTATGTTCAAGGCATTAACGATCTAGTTACTCCGTTTTGGGAAGTTTTCCTAGGACTCTACATGACAGACTCTGATATTGAGACTGGCATGGATCCTGGCCAACTGCCCAAGTCGGTTTTGGACGCCGTGGAAGCAGACTCATTTTGGTGTCTTACTAAGCTCCTTGACGGCATTCAAGACCACTACATTGTTGCTCAACCTGGTATTCAGAGACAGGTGACTGCTTTGCGAGACCTAACTGCCAGGATTGACTCCAAATTGTCCAAACACCTCGAGCAAGAGGGCGTTGAGTTCATCCAGTTTAGTTTTCGATGGATGAATTGTCTCCTCATGCGCGAAATCAGCGTAAAGAACACGATTCGCATGTGGGATACATATCTT GCCGAAGAACAAGGCTTCTCAGAATTTCATCTCTACGTTTGTGCAGCGCTTCTTGTAAAGTGGTCTGACAAATTGGTAAAGATGGATTTCCAGGAGATTATGATGTTCCTACAAAGCCTTCCCACCAAGACATGGGCCGAAAAGGATATTGAGTTGCTTTTAAGCGAAGCATTTATCTGGCAGAGTCTGTACAAAGGCTCGGCAGCGCACTTGAAGGGCCAGCCGCAGCGTCCCTTGCTAGCGAATCTACAATTATAG
- a CDS encoding uncharacterized protein (EggNog:ENOG41): MGPITIADSDDESDSNEQIAAPSLVTVRQAQTRSSEQGSLATASTDSAFFQQIFNEQNGAACERAVQLQLQQELEDAPHQSSAMTIPDVPFQRTTKGFYHSSLTSVTDPHSEKIRNYPTIRSSERTLERTQERTQSAVDPWEVPSSPGAPKALEEQSKDYGNDEPDQSYGRDKSPLCADTPLENRWDDLETMEGRDKKRRRLDKSEEALSQSNDIDLIMPPHESKLLITNGELEMVAASGTPFPTMPIDDANSAFHFKHSSPVESVSGHNLNAASDGIPKYNNLLLKQQTQYAVGSSGSATNINTPRSQMFSLQNFGSKAPEEQGSAITTKKIEYRNFVSRRDSSPDIISAPVPGLDEVAPEPEYSSDLNPGPKADQEYCDDRDPLADQPPPPEELPPEELPAEESDAEFVAHPTPAAKSKKKRGRPKKSLETDEPPPIKPAESPMPATDAMSPVPTTQKKKRGRPKKQSGEPAADGSPLPATIPTSVGSTGGKKTGGKKASGKKRAIGDHKKAVILSDSEGDHSAAENLAAEEISEQNSAEETPKAESTEDGQSTAASSKKSKTRDSLDGQLNQDNKSKDEDEPEEIKQHATREKEEKSGDKKGLSALGLAKPLYRVGLSKRSKIAPLLKSVRKT, translated from the exons ATGGGCCCTATAACTATTGCGGATTCTGATGATGAAAGTGACTCAAACGAGCAGATTGCCGCCCCTTCTCTTGTGACAGTCCGTCAGGCGCAAACGCGATCATCTGAACAGGGGAGTCTTGCAACCGCTTCAACAGACTCAGCTTTCTTCCAACAAATCTTTAATGAACAGAATGGTGCTGCTTGTGAGAGAGCagtgcagctgcagctacagcAAGAGCTAGAAGATGCGCCTCACCAAAGCTCGGCCATGACAATCCCCGACGTTCCCTTTCAGCGGACCACTAAAGGGTTTTATCATTCATCCCTGACATCGGTAACGGATCCCCATTCAGAAAAAATACGTAATTACCCAACAATACGGTCTTCGGAAAGGACGTTGGAGAGGACGCAGGAAAGGACGCAGAGCGCAGTGGACCCTTGGGAAGTACCAAGCAGTCCGGGAGCGCCTAAAGCACTGGAAGAGCAATCGAAGGATTATGGGAACGATGAACCGGATCAATCATACGGGAGAGATAAATCTCCTCTGTGTGCAGATACACCCCTTGAAAATCGTTGGGACGATCTTGAAACTATGGAAGGTCGAGACAAGAAACGAAGACGGCTAGACAAGTCCGAAGAAGCTCTATCCCAAAGCAACGACATTGATTTGATCATGCCTCCCCATGAAAGCAAGCTTCTCATCACTAATGGTGAGCTGGAGATGGTAGCGGCATCGGGCACCCCGTTCCCTACCATGCCCATTGACGACGCCAACTCCGCATTTCATTTTAAACACTCATCCCCCGTGGAAAGTGTGTCTGGCCATAACTTGAACGCAGCATCTGATGGTATCCCAAAATACAACAATCTGCTCTTAAAGCAACAAACACAGTATGCGGTTGGATCAAGTGGCTCAGCTACCAACATCAATACACCTCGGAGCCAAATGTTCTCGCTCCAGAATTTTGGTAGTAAGGCTCCTGAGGAGCAAGGCAGCGCAATCACTACCAAGAAAATAGAATACCGAAACTTTGTCTCACGAAGAGACTCCTCTCCTGACATCATTTCTGCGCCGGTACCTGGTCTGGATGAAGTTGCT CCTGAGCCAGAGTATTCATCTGATCTAAACCCTGGGCCGAAAGCCGATCAGGAATACTGTGACGACAGAGACCCTTTGGCTGATCAGCCCCCGCCGCCAGAAGAGCTGCCGCCAGAAGAGCTGCCGGCGGAGGAGAGTGATGCCGAGTTCGTGGCACATCCTACGCCAGCTGCCAagtcaaagaaaaagagaggtcGCCCGAAGAAGTCTCTGGAAACTGACGAGCCCCCACCAATAAAGCCCGCTGAAAGTCCTATGCCGGCGACGGATGCAATGTCGCCAGTTCCAACaacgcagaagaagaaacgaggGAGGCCTAAGAAGCAGTCAGGTGAGCCCGCTGCCGATggttctcctcttcctgccACTATTCCCACCTCTGTCGGTAGCACTGGTGGAAAGAAGACGGGTGGAAAGAAGGCTagtggaaagaagagagccaTTGGTGATCACAAAAAAGCTGTCATCTTGAGCGACTCAGAGGGTGACCATTCTGCCGCAGAGAACCTCGCAGCGGAGGAGATAAGTGAGCAGAATAGTGCTGAAGAAACACCCAAAGCAGAAAGTACGGAAGATGGCCAGAGCACGGCGGCCTCGAGCAAGAAGAGTAAAACCAGGGATTCCCTTGACGGCCAGCTCAATCAAGATAACAAGtcgaaagatgaagatgaaccCGAAGAGATAAAGCAACATGCTACacgagagaaagaagagaaatcaGGTGACAAGAAAGGGCTTTCAGCACTAGGGCTGGCCAAACCTTTATACAGGGTTGGGCTGAGCAAACGATCCAAAATCGCTCCGCTTTTAAAGTCAGTACGGAAGACATGA
- a CDS encoding uncharacterized protein (SECRETED:SignalP(1-18)~EggNog:ENOG41~MEROPS:MER0000440), with product MRAAVGIALNGLVGLAAAGNASSQFDWTTIAPSKHLEYHDCFDGFKCARLIAPLDYRNASDPRTIALAMIKLPAVVPDDDAAFAGPVFTNPGGPGGSGVESLLSGGKGLRDVLDKPGRRHYEIVSFDPRGIGSSTPRANCFAHDTLGRDAALLELRGRGPLDGGALPYVLALQKAIGRRCQDADESGVNGGQILGYMGTPNVARDMVHMVDKIAELRAREADARDARFELKRRRSYEDVDTDDGDDVPRLQYVGYSYGTVLGNYFASMFPGRVGRLMLDGVVNAKDYSSGPGWLTNLRDTDELADRFFTGCHLAGPENCALARENDAAVKGRFYEWLGKLDEEPISAVSPTGAVVVISSQDIREMLGQALYTPRDSFRGFAKAVDDAMKGNSSAIVERLFARQIPSLKDACEVDGGAVAFFQEAGAGVLCADGDDVSGLNATWWKHYIRRQVGTSTVFGAYWSNIRMACNAWNFNFRPNWVFKGPFTTPPAAYSAAGKPLAGHPAAPILFVSNRLDPVTPLAAARAMAAQHPGAGLLIAEAFGHCAMGNGESACLHKHIADYFDTGVVPDGEAVCEADCGPWDEECDTVGAQVIHQENRGYHRKYPLGIF from the exons ATGCGGGCTGCCGTGGGAATTGCCTTGAACGGCCTCGTCGGCCTAGCCGCAGCCGGCAATGCCAGCAGCCAATTCGACTGGACGACCATCGCGCCGTCAAAGCATCTCGAGTATCACGACTGCTTCGACGGCTTCAAGTGCGCGCGCCTGATAGCCCCCCTGGACTACAGGAATGCGAGTGACCCGCGAACCATTGCCCTCGCCATGATCAAGCTGCCCGCCGTGGTGCCGGACGACGACGCGGCCTTTGCCGGCCCCGTCTTCACCAACCCCGGCGGGCCTGGAGGATCAGGCGTCGAGTCCCTGCTCAGCGGCGGCAAAGGCCTGCGAGACGTGCTCGACAAGCCCGGCCGTCGCCACTACGAAATCGTGTCGTTTGACCCTCGCGGCATCGGCAGCAGCACGCCCCGCGCCAACTGCTTCGCGCACGACACGCTCGGCCGTGACGCCGccctgctggagctgcgcgGCCGCGGACCGCTCGACGGCGGTGCGCTGCCGTATgtgctggcgctgcaaaAGGCGATTGGCCGGCGATGCCAGGACGCGGACGAGAGCGGCGTCAACGGCGGCCAGATCTTGGGCTACATGGGCACGCCCAACGTTGCTCGCGACATGGTGCACATGGTGGACAAGATTGCCGAGCTGCGTGCGCGTGAGGCGGATGCCCGCGATGCCCGCTTCGAGCTGaagcggagaagaagctaCGAGGATGTTGACACTGACGATGGTGACGATGTCCCGCGACTGCAGTATGTTGGTTATTCGTACGGCACGGTGCTGGGAAACTACTTTGCGTCCATGTTTCCGGGCCGTGTTGGGCGACTTATGCTCGACGGCGTTGTTAATGCAAAGGATTACTCTTCGGGACCT GGCTGGTTGACCAACCTCAGGGATACCGATGAACTGGCCGATCGCTTCTTCACCGGCTGCCACTTGGCTGGGCCCGAGAATTGTGCCCTCGCCCGCGAGAACGATGCGGCAGTCAAAGGCCGCTTCTACGAATGGCTCGGCAAGCTCGACGAGGAACCCATCTCCGCAGTCAGCCCGACGGgggccgtcgtcgtcatcagcaGCCAGGATATCCGCGAAATGCTCGGCCAGGCCCTCTACACGCCGCGCGACTCGTTCAGGGGCTTTGCGAAAGCGGTTGACGACGCAATGAAGGGCAACTCGAGCGCCATTGTCGAGAGGCTGTTCGCGCGCCAGATTCCGAGTCTCAAAGACGCCTGCGAAGTCGATGGCGGCGCGGTGGCTTTCTTCCAGGAAGCTGGCGCCGGCGTGCTCTGcgccgacggcgacgacgtgTCGGGTCTCAATGCGACGTGGTGGAAGCACTACATCCGCCGCCAGGTCGGCACGTCGACCGTTTTCGGCGCCTACTGGTCCAACATCCGCATGGCGTGCAACGCGTGGAACTTCAACTTCCGCCCCAACTGGGTTTTCAAGGGCCCCTTCACGACGCCTCCAGCCGCGTATTCAGCCGCGGGAAAGCCCCTCGCCGGCCATCCCGCTGCGCCCATCCTCTTTGTGTCCAACCGCCTCGATCCCGTGActcctcttgctgctgcgcgtGCCATGGCCGCCCAGCATCCCGGCGCTGGGCTGCTGATCGCCGAGGCGTTTGGGCATTGCGCGATGGGCAATGGTGAGAGTGCCTGCTTGCATAAGCATATTGCTGATTACTTTGATACTGGGGTTGTGCCGGATGGTGAGGCTGTCTGTGAAGCCGACTGTGGTCCCTGGGATGAGGAGTGTGATACTGTTGGAGCTCAGGTTATACACCAGGAGAACCGCGGTTACCACAGAAAATATCCATTAGGAATATTTTGA
- a CDS encoding uncharacterized protein (EggNog:ENOG41~TransMembrane:2 (i220-244o264-284i)), with product MSAEVKRGYQDVTGRSASAVVMPHSGGRDREREWPNALIKRYRIEVAASTSSVFSTLAAFPLDSVKTRMQTYQYRGFLDCVKHTYRTEALAGFFRGVTAPMASITLVRTVSFSIYRRAKHAYSGWIKKNTGFDIHRHANTPGTYPTFYSVACFGAAGATAGSAITFLACPFELTKLSAQVSVLLAERTTDCKRSREVAKSYQNKGTLKTMANIIKHRGVLGLYTGFQLHLLRDTLGTAIYFMVYESGKQLGTTFAGDSPNSNKLAVVAAGGLCGLVSWAMIYPIDSAKSIYQRNALLYSRGEKVEPAPKIEFFKRHMYRGLGVSMIRSCAVNAIFFSSFEIIKKRIKSLDDEPKA from the exons ATGAGCGCTGAGGTCAAGCGTGGTTACCAAGATGTCACAGGCCGCTCCGCATCAGCCGTTGTCATGCCTCATTCTGGGGGACGAGACCGAGAGCGGGAATGGCCCAACGCGCTCATAAAACGCTATCGCATCGAGGTCGCTGCCAGCACATCCAGCGTCTTTTCTACACTTGCGGCTTTCCCTCTCGATAGCGTCAAGACACGCATGCAGACATACCAATACCGAGGCTTCTTGGACTGCGTCAAACATACCTACCGCACAGAAGCTCTGGCGGGGTTCTTTCGAG GTGTCACTGCTCCCATGGCGAGCATTACGCTCGTCCGCACCGTCTCGTTCTCAATCTATCGGAGGGCAAAGCATGCCTACTCCGGCTGGATCAAGAAAAACACTGGATTCGATATTCACCGCCATGCGAACACTCCTGGAACCTATCCTACCTTTTATTCAGTGGCCTGCTTCGGTGCCGCTGGCGCAACCGCAGGATCCGCAATCACATTTTTGGCTTGTCCATTTGAACTCACAAAGCTCAGCGCTCAAGTTTCCGTGCTGTTGGCGGAGCGTACTACAGACTGCAAGCGAAGTCGCGAGGTGGCTAAGAGCTACCAGAATAAGGGCACACTGAAGACTATGGCTAACATAATTAAACACCGAGGAGTTCTGGGGCTCTATACCGGTTTCCAGTTACATCTCT TGCGTGATACTTTGGGCACAGCCATTTACTTTATGGTATATGAAAGCGGGAAGCAGCTTGGAACCACATTTGCTGGCGATAGCCCGAACAGTAACAAGCTAGCTGTTGTTGCGGCTGGCGGCCTCTGCGGGCTTGTGTCATGGGCCATGATTT ATCCTATCGACTCAGCAAAGAGCATTTACCAAAGGAACGCTCTTCTTTATTCACGCGGCGAAAAGGTCGAACCAGCACCGAAAATCGAATTTTTCAAGCGTCATATGTATCGCGGTTTGGGAGTCTCCATGATTCGATCCTGTGCCGTCAacgccattttcttttcatcttttgaaataattaaaaaacgCATCAAGAGCCTCGATGATGAACCCAAGGCCTGA